Within the Arthrobacter caoxuetaonis genome, the region CGCTGTCCACCTTCCGGTCTTCGCCGAAGTACGTTCCGATCCACCGGCCCTCGGGGTCCAGGGAGAAGATGAATAAACCATCCGCCCACTTCTGCCCGTCGGCGCTGATCCACTCCGGATGCTCTTCCCGGGCATAACGGAGCGTTTCCTCATTCATGAACGTGTCGCCGTCGTCGAACTCCCGTCCCGGCTCACTGCGGAAGGTGTAGATCGCCACTGTCGTGGGGGAGCGGAAGTTGACCTCTTCGAGGGCGGGCAGGAGCGTGTTGAGGTCGAGGACTCCGGCGGTGTCATCCACCACGATGTCATCCGGTGCGACGGCGGCAGCCGGCGCAGCAGGCACCGCCAACGCCAGCAGCACGGTCAGGGCGAGCAGCAGGAAACGGTGCATGGGTCCTCACGGAAGGTTGGCTACGTGGACGGTCGGGGGAGGGGATCGGCCGCCGGGCGTGCGCTGGACATGCCGGGCAGTACTGCATCCTGCCCCAGCACAGAATGCAGGAACACCTGGGTATCTTCCAGCACGGCACGCGCTTCCGGCCGGGAAAACTGGAACTGGGCTTCGTGCGGCAGGGCAGGGGAGAGATCGTCGGACCAGAACTTCCGGGTCACCGGAACGCCCAGGGACTCCAGACGGTTCGCGAAGGGAACGGACTGTGTGAGGGTGAGGCCGTCGCCGTTTCCGCCGCAGATGAAGACCGGCGGAAATTCAGGCGTCGCGTGCGCCAGCACGGACATGTGGTCGGCAACCTTCGTCCGGGCGAAGTTCCGGGTGCCGGTGTATGCCCAGAGGGCGGTGCGGAAGCCCCACCCAAGGATTCCGCTCAACTCAGACATGGCCTCGAGATCGTAGACACCGCAGTGCAGTACCGCTCCGCGCAGCTGCCTGCGGGCCAGGGTGGGGGAGAGGCCCGCGGCGGCGGCGTAGCCGGGGGAAGACACTGCCGCCGCCAGCTGGGCGGCGAGCTGGGCGCCGGCGGAATCGCCCGCGAGAACAACTCGGGACATATCCAGTCCGTACTTGCCTGCGTGCTCCTGCAGGAAGCAGAGCGCATCATCGAGCTGGTTCAGCGCCTGGGGGTAGCGGGCACCGGGGGCGACTTGGTAGTCGACGCCGACGGCGGCGAAGCCACGGGCCGCCAGCATGCGCAGGTAGGGGGCGACGTCCCGCCGGGACCCGGAAATCCAGGCTCCGCCGTGAACCCAGAACACTACGGGGACCGGTCCCGTCTGGCCGGGAGGCAAGTAGATGTCCAGGCGCCGGGTGCCGCCGTTCTGGTATTTCAGTCCCCGGTGTTCGGTGACCTCCGGGGAGTACGGGGCCATTTGGGCCACAAGCTGCTGCGCCCCGCGGTAGAAGACTGCCCGGATCAGGAGGGCTGCCGGCCATGGTGAAAGCAGCAGTGCCGCCGTCGCCGATGCGGCGGCCAGGGGAAGGAGCCGCGGGCGGCGGACGCGGGAAGTGGACATAGCTCCAGCCTAGTTGGACAGGACTTCCGGCATCATTTTCGGAGGAAATGTGTCATGGATCATATACAATCCTGAAGAAGCCGCCAAGGAGCGGGCCAGCGTTTTCCCCGAAAGTGGTGCAGCTACGTGCTCGAGAAGGAAACCATAGAGAAGATCGCCGACGAACTGGTGGCTGCCGGCGCCAGCCGCACGCCGGTGCCGCGGCTGACCACGCGGTACCCGGACATGACCGTAGAGGACTCCTATGCCGTCCAGAACATCTGGAGCCAGCGCATGCAGGAGAGCGGGCGGAAGCTGGTGGGCCGGAAAATCGGCCTGACCTCAAAAGCGATGCAGGCAGCCACCGGCATCACCGAGCCCGACTACGGCGTCATCTTCGACAACATGGTCCTGGAAAACGGCTGCACCGTGCAGTGGGATGCCTACACGCACCCGCGGATCGAGGTGGAACTGGCGTTTGTGCTGGGCAAGCCGCTCTCCGGACCCAACTGCTCCATCTTCGACGTGCTGGATGCCACCGACTATGTGGTTCCCGCCCTGGAGATCCTGGATTCCCGCATCGAGATGGAAGGCCGGACGATCGTGGATACCATCTCCGACAACGCCGCCATGGGCGCGATGGTGGTGGGCGGACGCCCCGTCAAGGTGACCGACGTCGACCTGCGCTGGGTCGCTGCGCTGCTGTACAAGAACCAGACCATCGAGGAGACCGGCGTCGCCGCAGGTGTGCTGAACCATCCCGCCGCGGGTGTCTACTGGCTTGCCAATAAGCTCGCGGCCCATGGAACCACCCTTGAAGCCGGAGAGATCATCCTCGCCGGGTCCTTCACACGGCCCATGTGGGTCCACAAGGGAGATACCGTCCATGCCGATTACGGACAGCTGGGGGCGGTGACATGCCGTTTCGAGTAGGACTCCCCGCCCCGTTCAAGGAAGGACTGGGCTCCGGCCGTGCCCGTGTGGGCATGTGGGCCTGCACGGGCAATCCGCTGGTGACCGAGATCTGCGCCGGTTCCGGGCTCGACTGGCTGCTGATCGACGGCGAGCACAGTACCAACAGCCTGGAATCGATCAGTGTCCAGCTGCAGGTGGCGGCCGGGTACCCGATCCAGCCGGTAGTGCGGCTGCCGGCCAATGACACGGTGCTCATCAAGCAGTACCTGGACCTCGGCGCGCAGAACCTGCTGATCCCGATGGTGGACGACGCCGGCCAGGCCGCCGCCGCCGTCGCCGCCGTCCGCTACCCGCCCCACGGGGTGCGGGGAGTGGGCAGCGCCCTGGCCCGTGCTGCGCGCTGGAACCGGGTGGAAGGCTACCTGGGCCGCGCCGATGAAACGATCACGCTGCTGGTCCAGGTGGAGACTGCGCAGGCCGTTGCCAATGTCGCTGAAATCGCCGGGACCGACGGCGTGGACGGGATCTTCATCGGCCCCTCGGACCTTGCAGCCTCCATGGGCTACCTCGGCCAGCAGGAGCATCCGGAGGTGGTTGCCGCCGTCGAGCGCTGCATCGCCGTGGCCAAGGACCTGGGCGTGCCGGTCGGCGTGAACGCCTTCGCCGAGGCCACCGCGCGCCGGTACCTCGACGCCGGGGTGGACTTCATCCTGGTCGGGGCCGACGTCGCCCTGCTCGCCCGTGCCTCCGAAGCGCTTGCGGCGAAATACCTTCCTTCCGGAGAGGACGGCGCCGCTCCCGCCAGTTACTAGCAGCGGCTAGATCAGCATTGCCGAGCGGACAGATTCGGCAGCTCCGGTACCGCCGTCGCCGGAGGAACTGACCCGTCCGGCGGCGAGCACGGAATAGGCATGGGCTGCCTGCAGCGCAAAGCCGATGTGCTGTTCCACCAGCAGGACGTGCATTCCGGGCCGGGCCGCCAGTTTCATGATGGTCTGCTCGATTTCGGCAACGACGTTGGGCTGGATCCCCTCCGTCGGTTCGTCCAGGATCAGCAGTGACGGTTCGGTGATCAGCGCCCGGGCAATGGCGAGCTGCTGGCGCTGGCCGCCCGAAAGCAGTCCTGCCCGCCGGGAAAGCAGCGGCTTCAGGGCCGGGAACATGTCCAGCGCTTCGTCGAGCAGGGCAGCACCGCGCCTGCGCCCGTCCGCCACGAGCCGCAGGTTCTCCAGCGTGGTCAGCGGTCCGAAGGACTGCTGGCCCTGCGGAACGTACGCCAGCCCGCGTGCCACCCGCTGGTGCGGGCGCAGCCGGGAAATGTCCTCGCCGTTGAAAAGGATGGATCCCGCTGTCGGTTTAATGATGCCGACGACGGCGCGCACCAGGGTGGTCTTGCCCGCGCCGTTGTGGCCCAGGACCGCTGCCACGGATTCGTCCGGGATGGTGAGGCTGACCCCGTGCAGGACTTCGGTGCGTCCGTACCCGGCTTTGAGCTCCTTGACTTCCAGCATTAGTGTCCCTTCGCGGGCGAAGCGCCCAAATAGACTTCCTGTACCCGCGGGTCGGCCTGGACCTCGGCAACGCTGCCCTCGCTGAGAACCCTGCCCCCGGCCAGCACCGTCACCGACGTGGCGTACTCGCGGACAAAGTCCATGTCATGCTCGATCACCAGGGTGATGCGGCTGGCGCCGATGCGGCGCAGCAGCTCACCGGTCTGCTCGCGCTCGTCCTGGCTCATACCGGCAATGGGTTCGTCCAGCAGGAGCAGGTCCGAGTTCTGGACCAGCAGCATGCCGATCTCCAGCCACTGCTTCTGTCCGTGGGCCAGAGTGCCGGCCTGGGTACCGGCCAGGTGCTCCATGCCGATGATTTCCAGCGCCTCTTCGATGGCGGGCTCCACCCCGCGGCGGCGGCGCAGCAGCTGCAGCGGCTTGCGCCCGGATCCGGCGGCAATGTCCAGGTTCTGCAGCACGGAAAGGTTCTCGAAGACGCTGGCGGTCTGGAAGGTACGGCCAACACCGAGCTTGGCGATCTGGTGGACCTTGCGGCCAAGGATCTCTGTTCCGGTGTGGTTCACGGATCCGGTGGCGGGAACCAGGCCGGTGATGGCGTCGATGATCGTCGTTTTGCCTGCGCCGTTGGGACCGATCAGGAAGCGGAGGTCGCCCTGCGTTACGTCCAGGCTGACGCCGTCGACGGCGGTGAAACCGTCGAATACGACGCGCAGGTCCCGGATTTCCAGGTACTGCGGCCGCCCGCTGCGCCGGCCCCCGGGCTGGGGTTCGCCCTCGGGAAGCAGCGGCTGGGCGGTCGTCTGGGGTGCTGGTGCTGTCTTCATGCGCGGAGCTCCAAAGGGGTAGCCGGCGTGGGAGCCGTGGGCGGTGAGGCACTTGCCGCGGCGGCTGTGCCGCCGTCGCTGGTTGCGCGCTTCTTGCGGAGCCGGCCGAAGAGTGCCGGCAGCGATGCGAGCCCGCCGGGAAGGAACCCGACCACCAGGACAAAGAGCAGTCCTTGGAAGTACACCCAGAAGGACGGGAAGGAGGAGGCCAGGGAGGACTGCGCAATGGCGACGCCCAGCGCGCCGAGCACGGGCCCGAGCAGGGTGGCCCGTCCGCCGATCGCGACTCCGATCAGGAAGGCGATCGACGGCGCGACTCCCACGTCTGCCGGTGAAATGATGCCTACGATCGGCACGAACAGCGCTCCTGCGATCCCCGCCATCACAGCGGCGATGACGTAGATGACGGTCTTGATGGTCGCCGGATCGTATCCCAGGAACCGGACCCGTTCTTCCTGGTCCCGGACGGCGATGAGCAGTTCACCGAACCGGCTGTGCATCAGCTGCCGGGCCACGGCCACGCAGAGCAGCAGGACGACCGCGGCGAGCAGGTAGAGCATGCGCTTGTTGGCGGGGTCGGAGAGGTCGAAGCCCAGGAAGGAACGGAAGCCGCTGAGGCCATTGGAACCGCCGGTCGTCGCCTGCTGGCCAATCAGCCAGACCGCGAACGCCGCCGCGAGGGCCTGGCTGAGGATGGCGAAGTAGGCGCCCTTGACCCGGCGCTTGAAGATCGCCAGGCCCAGGACCGTCGCCACGAAGCCGGGGACGAGGACCACCGCGAGGAGCGTCACCAGCGGACTGCGGAACGGCTCCCACCAGCCGGGGACGGAGCCGGTCCCGTAAAGGGTCATGAAGTCAGGGACACCGGTGCCGCCGAAGAGCGCAGCATCAGCGAGTTTCATGTGCATGGCCATGATGTAGGCGCCCAGCCCGAAGAACACGCCCTGTCCCAGGGTGAGCATCCCGCCGCGGCCCCAGGCAAGGCCAATGCCGACGGCGACAATGGCGAAACAGATGAACTTCCCGAAGAGGGAGAGGCTGAACACCGGCAGGACGGCCGGCACGACGCCGAGCAGCAGGACCGCCGCGAAGCCGAAACCGGAGAGGACCCCGGCCCGGGAAGAGAAGAAGGATGTGATCCGGGTGGTAGCTGCACTCATGCCAGGCTCCTCGTCTTGAGGGTGAAGATGCCCTGCGGCCGCAGCTGCAGGAAGATGACCACGGCCACCAGGATCAGGACCTTGCCGATGCTGGCAGTGGTGGAGAACTCGAACACGGACTGCAGGACCCCAAGGGTGAAGGCTGCGATTGCGGCTCCCTTGATCTGGCCGATGCCGCCGGCCACGACTACCAGGAATGCGTCCACAATGTAGTTCGGGCCGAGGTAGGGGCTGGTGGAGCCGATCAGCGATACTGCCACGCCGGCGATGCCGGCCAGGCCGGAGCCGATGAAGAACGTCAGCTGGTCGGTGCGGCGGGAGGAGATGCCGCTGGATTCGGCAAGGTCCCGGTTGACGACGACGGCGCGGATCCGGCGGCCGAGCGGAGTTGCCTTGAGCAGCAGCGCCAGTGCGGCCAGGCAGGCCAGCGCCAGCCCCAGGATGAACAGGCGGGTCAGCGGGATCGGCGTTCCAAACAGTTCCACGTTGCCCTGCAGCCAGGCCGGAACCCGGACGTCGACGCTGGGTGCGCCGAAGATGTCACGGGCTGCCTGCTGCAGGATCAGTGCGACGCCGAAGGTCACCAGCAAGGTGTCCAGCGGCCGGTGGTACATCCGTTTGAGCAGCAGCCCTTCCAGGACCAGGCCCATCGTTCCACCCACCACGAAGGCCACCGGAAGGGAGACCAGCAGGGAGGCACCGGCGTCGGCGATGGCCTTCTGCACCACAAATGCGGTGTAGGCGCCCGCCATGATGAATTCGCCGTGCGCCATGTTGATGACGCCCATTTGGCCGAACGTCAGGGACAGGCCCAGGGCGGCGAGCAGAAGCACCGACCCGAGGCTGAGCCCGGCGAACATCTGTCCGATTAGCAGTTCCATTCCGGTGGACCTTTCGCGGGGAATGAGCGGTGATGCAGGGTAGGGACGCGCGGCTGCGGTCCCGCTGGCGCAACAGGCCCGTCCCGGACGACGGGCCGGGCCTGTTGCCGGCTTTAGGAGAGGCCGGCAGCCCAGTCGTAGCTGTCCAGGTACGGGTCCGGTTCCACGGCCTCGGGAGCTTCCCAGACCGTCTCGATGAGCCCGTCGGAGGTGATTTTGCCGATCCGGGGGGTCTTGGTGATGTGGTTGTTTTCACCGTTGACCGTCACGGTGCCTTCGGGCGCTTCGAAACTCACGCCGTCGGCCGCGTCCTGGACCTTGTCCACGTCGAAGGATCCGGCCTTCTCGACCATGGCCTTCCAGAGGTACAGGGAGGTGTAGGCCGCTTCCATCGGGTCGCTGGTCACGCGGTCCTGGCCGTACTTCTCCTTGAACGCCGCAACGAAGGCCTGGTTTTCCGGCGTGTCGAGGGTCTGGTAGTAATCCCAGGCAGTGAGCTGGCCTTCGACGTTCTCCAAGCCGATGCCGGGAACCTCTTCTTCGGCGATGGACACCGAGACCACGGGCATGGTGCCGGCGCTCAGGCCCACGGAGGTGTACTGGCGGAAGAAGGCCACGTTGGAGTCGCCATTGAGGGTGTTGAAGACTGCGTCAGCGCCCGAGTCCCGGACCTTGTTGACGATCGTGGAG harbors:
- a CDS encoding alpha/beta hydrolase — translated: MSTSRVRRPRLLPLAAASATAALLLSPWPAALLIRAVFYRGAQQLVAQMAPYSPEVTEHRGLKYQNGGTRRLDIYLPPGQTGPVPVVFWVHGGAWISGSRRDVAPYLRMLAARGFAAVGVDYQVAPGARYPQALNQLDDALCFLQEHAGKYGLDMSRVVLAGDSAGAQLAAQLAAAVSSPGYAAAAGLSPTLARRQLRGAVLHCGVYDLEAMSELSGILGWGFRTALWAYTGTRNFARTKVADHMSVLAHATPEFPPVFICGGNGDGLTLTQSVPFANRLESLGVPVTRKFWSDDLSPALPHEAQFQFSRPEARAVLEDTQVFLHSVLGQDAVLPGMSSARPAADPLPRPST
- a CDS encoding HpcH/HpaI aldolase family protein — encoded protein: MPFRVGLPAPFKEGLGSGRARVGMWACTGNPLVTEICAGSGLDWLLIDGEHSTNSLESISVQLQVAAGYPIQPVVRLPANDTVLIKQYLDLGAQNLLIPMVDDAGQAAAAVAAVRYPPHGVRGVGSALARAARWNRVEGYLGRADETITLLVQVETAQAVANVAEIAGTDGVDGIFIGPSDLAASMGYLGQQEHPEVVAAVERCIAVAKDLGVPVGVNAFAEATARRYLDAGVDFILVGADVALLARASEALAAKYLPSGEDGAAPASY
- the urtE gene encoding urea ABC transporter ATP-binding subunit UrtE — encoded protein: MLEVKELKAGYGRTEVLHGVSLTIPDESVAAVLGHNGAGKTTLVRAVVGIIKPTAGSILFNGEDISRLRPHQRVARGLAYVPQGQQSFGPLTTLENLRLVADGRRRGAALLDEALDMFPALKPLLSRRAGLLSGGQRQQLAIARALITEPSLLILDEPTEGIQPNVVAEIEQTIMKLAARPGMHVLLVEQHIGFALQAAHAYSVLAAGRVSSSGDGGTGAAESVRSAMLI
- the urtB gene encoding urea ABC transporter permease subunit UrtB translates to MELLIGQMFAGLSLGSVLLLAALGLSLTFGQMGVINMAHGEFIMAGAYTAFVVQKAIADAGASLLVSLPVAFVVGGTMGLVLEGLLLKRMYHRPLDTLLVTFGVALILQQAARDIFGAPSVDVRVPAWLQGNVELFGTPIPLTRLFILGLALACLAALALLLKATPLGRRIRAVVVNRDLAESSGISSRRTDQLTFFIGSGLAGIAGVAVSLIGSTSPYLGPNYIVDAFLVVVAGGIGQIKGAAIAAFTLGVLQSVFEFSTTASIGKVLILVAVVIFLQLRPQGIFTLKTRSLA
- the hpaH gene encoding 2-oxo-hept-4-ene-1,7-dioate hydratase, encoding MLEKETIEKIADELVAAGASRTPVPRLTTRYPDMTVEDSYAVQNIWSQRMQESGRKLVGRKIGLTSKAMQAATGITEPDYGVIFDNMVLENGCTVQWDAYTHPRIEVELAFVLGKPLSGPNCSIFDVLDATDYVVPALEILDSRIEMEGRTIVDTISDNAAMGAMVVGGRPVKVTDVDLRWVAALLYKNQTIEETGVAAGVLNHPAAGVYWLANKLAAHGTTLEAGEIILAGSFTRPMWVHKGDTVHADYGQLGAVTCRFE
- the urtC gene encoding urea ABC transporter permease subunit UrtC, with translation MSAATTRITSFFSSRAGVLSGFGFAAVLLLGVVPAVLPVFSLSLFGKFICFAIVAVGIGLAWGRGGMLTLGQGVFFGLGAYIMAMHMKLADAALFGGTGVPDFMTLYGTGSVPGWWEPFRSPLVTLLAVVLVPGFVATVLGLAIFKRRVKGAYFAILSQALAAAFAVWLIGQQATTGGSNGLSGFRSFLGFDLSDPANKRMLYLLAAVVLLLCVAVARQLMHSRFGELLIAVRDQEERVRFLGYDPATIKTVIYVIAAVMAGIAGALFVPIVGIISPADVGVAPSIAFLIGVAIGGRATLLGPVLGALGVAIAQSSLASSFPSFWVYFQGLLFVLVVGFLPGGLASLPALFGRLRKKRATSDGGTAAAASASPPTAPTPATPLELRA
- the urtD gene encoding urea ABC transporter ATP-binding protein UrtD, which translates into the protein MKTAPAPQTTAQPLLPEGEPQPGGRRSGRPQYLEIRDLRVVFDGFTAVDGVSLDVTQGDLRFLIGPNGAGKTTIIDAITGLVPATGSVNHTGTEILGRKVHQIAKLGVGRTFQTASVFENLSVLQNLDIAAGSGRKPLQLLRRRRGVEPAIEEALEIIGMEHLAGTQAGTLAHGQKQWLEIGMLLVQNSDLLLLDEPIAGMSQDEREQTGELLRRIGASRITLVIEHDMDFVREYATSVTVLAGGRVLSEGSVAEVQADPRVQEVYLGASPAKGH